One part of the Litoreibacter janthinus genome encodes these proteins:
- a CDS encoding type II toxin-antitoxin system RelE/ParE family toxin, with product MSRSFRLTRRAEDSLVAIARWTFDTFGPRQADLYEAELIHRCEAIAMGEAVSQSCALLCPEVEDMRFARAGEHFVVFLDRPDAVIVIDILHSRSDLPGHVRALATLAGPGRLTG from the coding sequence GTGAGCCGGTCGTTTCGCCTGACGCGCCGTGCCGAGGACAGTCTGGTCGCCATCGCCAGATGGACCTTCGATACCTTCGGGCCACGTCAAGCAGACCTTTACGAGGCAGAGCTGATCCACCGCTGCGAGGCTATCGCCATGGGCGAGGCTGTCAGCCAAAGCTGCGCGCTTTTGTGCCCGGAAGTGGAGGATATGCGTTTCGCGCGGGCAGGGGAGCATTTCGTGGTGTTTCTGGATCGACCCGACGCGGTTATCGTCATTGATATTTTGCATTCGCGCAGCGACCTGCCGGGGCATGTGCGTGCTCTGGCGACGTTAGCGGGGCCGGGGCGGTTAACCGGTTAG
- a CDS encoding ABC transporter permease: MTEIFEGLRAAFWLVIALDPELIDIALRSLQVTLSALVVACCIAIPLGTYLAITRFRQRRLVIAVVNAMMGLPPVVVGLIVYLMLSRSGPFGVLGLLFTPTAMVIAQVIIITPLIASITHQAMRELWAEYHDLLISMNTTKWQRVKTLMWDGRRNLLTAALAGFGRAIGEVGAIMIVGGNIDNVTRVLTTAIALETGKGDFALALALGFVLIGLALLVNFAIHWLSRTEREGLW, from the coding sequence ATGACAGAAATTTTCGAAGGGCTGCGCGCGGCGTTCTGGCTTGTGATTGCGCTGGATCCAGAGCTGATCGACATCGCTTTGCGCTCTTTGCAGGTGACGCTTTCGGCCTTGGTTGTGGCCTGCTGTATCGCCATCCCCTTGGGCACCTACCTCGCGATCACGCGGTTCAGGCAGCGGCGTCTGGTGATTGCCGTGGTCAACGCCATGATGGGGCTGCCGCCTGTTGTTGTCGGGCTGATCGTTTACCTAATGTTGTCACGATCCGGCCCGTTCGGCGTGTTGGGGCTGTTGTTTACCCCCACCGCGATGGTCATTGCGCAGGTCATCATCATCACCCCGCTGATTGCGTCGATCACCCATCAGGCGATGCGGGAGCTTTGGGCCGAATACCACGATCTACTGATCTCGATGAACACCACCAAATGGCAGCGGGTCAAAACGCTGATGTGGGACGGGCGGCGCAACCTTTTGACGGCGGCGCTGGCAGGGTTTGGCCGGGCCATTGGCGAGGTCGGGGCTATCATGATCGTCGGCGGCAATATCGACAATGTCACGCGGGTTCTGACCACCGCGATTGCGCTGGAAACCGGCAAGGGCGACTTCGCGTTGGCCTTGGCTCTGGGCTTTGTGCTGATCGGGCTGGCGCTGTTGGTCAACTTCGCGATCCACTGGCTGTCGCGCACGGAACGGGAGGGTCTGTGGTGA
- a CDS encoding AAA family ATPase, which translates to MFNHADLAKLQAQSLKMQGFIRQQTFSPEMEKTLRRFSSWEVAELIFKMNPSTLRGRLAADPSLPEGLVEEDGRQRWYTLEEINELRRKIKVKGRSLMPKRPAGKRAIRAAIANFKGGAGKSTVALHFAHAAALDGYRVLCVDFDPQATLSHSMGLSDVAEEFTVWGIMARDLIRETERMNNAPAGAESGTSLPHRTLPAAVTGMGLNDLRVSDFIKPTCWPSIDLIPSCANAAFVEFASAQYRHLNPEWSFFAAVSRYLDQLPDDAYDLVIFDCPPAIGYQSMNAVFAADVLYIPSGPGYWEYDSTTSFIGQLSEALEDLGRFKGQVPGNSAVDKAFLDLRFLLTRFEPNNDLHRAMQSAFGQVFKSHVAEHPIEMTRAVEQSGRFLSSVYEIDYRQMTRETWRRARASFDRAYEEFRDTLTVAWDKMED; encoded by the coding sequence ATGTTCAATCACGCTGATCTGGCGAAGCTACAGGCGCAATCGCTCAAGATGCAGGGCTTTATTCGCCAGCAAACATTCTCCCCCGAGATGGAGAAGACCCTCCGCCGTTTCTCCAGTTGGGAGGTGGCAGAGCTCATCTTCAAGATGAACCCCTCCACCCTGCGCGGTCGCCTTGCCGCCGACCCTTCTCTGCCGGAAGGGCTGGTCGAGGAAGACGGTCGGCAGCGCTGGTATACTCTTGAAGAGATCAACGAGCTGCGCCGCAAGATCAAAGTCAAAGGCCGCTCGCTAATGCCCAAGCGCCCTGCCGGCAAGCGCGCCATCCGCGCGGCGATTGCCAACTTCAAGGGCGGCGCAGGCAAGTCCACCGTGGCGCTGCATTTCGCCCATGCTGCGGCCCTTGATGGCTACCGTGTGCTGTGTGTCGACTTCGACCCGCAAGCCACACTGAGCCACTCCATGGGGCTGTCCGATGTGGCCGAGGAATTCACCGTTTGGGGCATCATGGCCCGCGATCTGATCCGCGAGACAGAGCGGATGAACAACGCCCCGGCCGGAGCTGAGAGCGGCACCTCCCTGCCCCACCGCACCCTGCCTGCTGCCGTCACTGGCATGGGCCTCAACGATCTGCGTGTGTCGGATTTCATCAAGCCTACGTGCTGGCCTTCAATCGACCTGATCCCGTCCTGTGCCAACGCGGCGTTCGTCGAGTTTGCCTCTGCGCAGTATCGCCACCTCAATCCCGAATGGTCATTCTTCGCGGCGGTGTCGCGCTATCTCGATCAGCTGCCGGATGACGCCTATGACCTTGTGATTTTCGACTGCCCGCCCGCCATTGGCTACCAAAGCATGAACGCGGTGTTTGCGGCCGACGTGCTCTATATCCCCTCCGGTCCGGGCTACTGGGAGTATGATTCCACCACCAGTTTCATCGGTCAGTTGTCCGAAGCGCTGGAGGATTTGGGGCGCTTCAAAGGACAGGTGCCGGGTAACAGCGCGGTCGACAAGGCCTTCCTTGATCTCAGGTTCTTGCTGACGCGGTTCGAGCCGAACAACGATTTGCACCGCGCGATGCAGTCAGCTTTTGGTCAGGTCTTTAAGTCACATGTGGCCGAGCACCCGATCGAGATGACACGTGCGGTCGAGCAATCGGGCCGCTTCCTGTCGTCGGTCTATGAGATTGATTACCGCCAGATGACGCGTGAGACATGGCGGCGTGCGCGGGCCTCCTTTGATCGGGCCTACGAGGAATTCAGGGACACGCTCACGGTCGCCTGGGACAAGATGGAGGATTGA
- a CDS encoding type II toxin-antitoxin system ParD family antitoxin: MVTRNVVLTDTQDELVQALVAAGRYQNASEALRAGLRLLEREEAGLMQIQTGLREGLAQAQAGDLAAGSGADAVRRAFARARSKA; the protein is encoded by the coding sequence ATGGTGACGCGAAACGTTGTGCTGACAGACACTCAGGACGAGCTGGTTCAGGCTCTTGTGGCCGCCGGCCGCTATCAGAACGCCAGCGAAGCGCTGCGCGCCGGTTTGCGGCTGCTGGAGCGTGAGGAGGCAGGCTTGATGCAGATCCAGACGGGATTGCGTGAGGGGCTTGCTCAGGCGCAAGCGGGTGATCTTGCGGCGGGCAGTGGTGCGGACGCCGTGCGCCGGGCCTTTGCGCGGGCCCGATCCAAGGCGTGA
- a CDS encoding DnaA N-terminal domain-containing protein, producing MQSPKAVGRQAAARKYDIITALGTYALARGKHEHRLVLRLLTLITARYNWQRNELAVGQREIAQMWSVDERTVKREMAKLRAMGWLVVRRQGARGRVTEYSMNFDRMMSDTSDDWSKVGPDFNLRMHGGPEPESGQIVPMPARGVVPAPDLKDGTAWALAQAVLHSEDPANYGSWFHALKCTDVSGGRMTLLAPSRFHAAYVQSHFATKLLRVCQSVEAGVSQVIITE from the coding sequence ATGCAATCTCCGAAAGCTGTGGGGCGTCAGGCCGCCGCACGCAAATATGATATTATCACCGCACTGGGCACCTATGCACTGGCGCGGGGCAAGCACGAGCACCGGCTGGTTCTCAGGCTGCTGACGCTGATCACCGCGCGCTATAACTGGCAGCGGAACGAGTTGGCTGTGGGTCAGCGCGAGATTGCGCAGATGTGGTCGGTGGACGAGCGAACGGTCAAGCGCGAGATGGCCAAGCTGCGCGCGATGGGCTGGCTGGTTGTCAGACGTCAGGGCGCGCGGGGCCGTGTCACCGAATATTCCATGAACTTCGATCGCATGATGTCTGACACCAGCGATGACTGGTCCAAGGTCGGGCCGGATTTCAACCTGCGGATGCATGGCGGGCCAGAGCCGGAAAGCGGTCAGATCGTGCCGATGCCTGCGCGCGGCGTGGTACCTGCGCCGGACCTGAAAGACGGGACCGCGTGGGCCTTGGCGCAAGCGGTGCTGCATAGTGAAGACCCTGCGAACTATGGCAGCTGGTTCCATGCGTTGAAATGCACGGATGTCAGCGGCGGGCGGATGACGCTGCTCGCGCCAAGCAGGTTCCACGCGGCCTATGTGCAATCCCATTTCGCCACTAAGCTCTTGCGCGTCTGCCAGAGCGTGGAGGCGGGTGTGTCACAGGTGATTATCACCGAGTAG
- a CDS encoding substrate-binding domain-containing protein — MIKTLTAIVALSASTTLVAAEDMKLAVTTSFENSGLADVLLPQIKADLDLDVQLLVVGTGQAIRLGEAGDVDAILVHSRKAEEAFLAAGYGTHRREIMYNDFVVIGPKADPAGIADDGSVVEAMRDIADAKPAFVSRGDDSGTHKAELAVWKSAGLDAATFGDWYNAVGAGMGAALNTAAGMDGYILSDRASWLKFGNKAGLALLYSGDPALFNQYAFLPVNPAKHPHVKNDLAMKLEDWLVSDTAKALIDGYTIGGETLFVFNAKAE; from the coding sequence ATGATCAAGACTTTAACAGCTATTGTCGCCCTTTCTGCCTCTACAACCCTTGTTGCGGCAGAGGATATGAAACTTGCAGTGACAACGTCGTTCGAGAACTCTGGCTTGGCAGACGTTTTGCTGCCGCAGATCAAGGCGGATCTGGACCTTGATGTGCAACTTCTGGTTGTGGGCACGGGGCAAGCGATCCGGCTGGGCGAGGCAGGCGATGTGGACGCGATCCTGGTCCATTCGCGCAAAGCCGAAGAGGCGTTTCTGGCGGCAGGATATGGCACCCACCGCCGCGAGATCATGTATAACGACTTTGTGGTCATTGGCCCCAAGGCGGACCCTGCGGGCATCGCGGATGATGGCTCCGTCGTGGAAGCGATGCGGGACATTGCAGACGCCAAGCCCGCTTTTGTCAGCCGTGGCGACGACAGCGGCACCCACAAGGCAGAGCTTGCCGTCTGGAAGTCCGCCGGACTGGACGCGGCGACGTTCGGGGATTGGTACAACGCGGTCGGCGCTGGCATGGGGGCCGCGCTGAACACCGCGGCGGGCATGGACGGCTATATTCTGTCGGACCGTGCAAGCTGGCTGAAGTTCGGCAACAAGGCCGGGTTGGCGTTGCTCTATTCCGGCGATCCGGCGCTGTTCAACCAATATGCCTTCCTGCCGGTCAATCCGGCCAAACACCCGCATGTCAAAAACGACCTCGCGATGAAGCTGGAAGACTGGCTGGTCAGCGACACGGCGAAGGCGCTGATTGACGGCTACACCATCGGCGGCGAGACGTTGTTCGTGTTCAACGCGAAGGCCGAATAG
- a CDS encoding ATP-binding cassette domain-containing protein, translating into MVSSLFPLRLRDAQVRRRGKTILGPVDLELDGQGLTIIVGPNGSGKTTLLRVMHGVERLSGGTVDWSMDEDRARERQAYVFQSPIMLRRSVADNLHYPLRLSGVSRREAEPRVADWIKRIGLDGHAQAPATRLSGGERQKLALARALIRQPEVLFLDEPCANLDGRATREFETLLLATRDSGTRIVMATHDLGQAKRLASDALFILSGRIHDSAAAPAFFDAPKTPELASFLRGDIVE; encoded by the coding sequence GTGGTGAGCAGCTTGTTCCCCCTGCGGCTGCGTGACGCGCAAGTGCGGCGCCGCGGAAAGACGATCCTTGGGCCGGTTGATCTGGAGCTGGACGGACAGGGGCTGACGATCATTGTCGGGCCGAACGGGTCGGGCAAAACCACCCTCCTGCGGGTCATGCACGGGGTGGAGCGGTTGAGCGGCGGCACCGTGGACTGGTCGATGGATGAGGACCGCGCACGGGAGCGGCAGGCTTATGTGTTCCAATCGCCGATCATGCTGCGCCGGTCGGTGGCGGACAATCTGCACTACCCTTTGCGGCTGTCTGGCGTGTCGCGCCGCGAGGCTGAGCCACGGGTGGCCGACTGGATCAAGCGCATCGGTCTGGACGGCCATGCGCAGGCGCCAGCGACGCGTCTGTCGGGGGGGGAGCGGCAGAAACTGGCCCTTGCACGGGCACTGATCCGGCAGCCGGAGGTGCTGTTTCTTGATGAGCCTTGCGCCAATCTGGATGGTCGTGCGACCCGCGAGTTCGAGACCCTTTTGCTGGCCACCCGCGACAGTGGCACGCGCATTGTAATGGCCACCCATGATTTGGGGCAGGCGAAGCGACTTGCATCCGATGCGCTGTTCATTTTGAGTGGGCGCATACACGACTCGGCCGCTGCACCGGCCTTTTTTGATGCCCCCAAAACCCCGGAACTCGCTTCCTTCCTGCGCGGAGATATTGTCGAATGA
- a CDS encoding ParB/RepB/Spo0J family partition protein, whose translation MVKKRSVFDINFEVDDEPEDVGFPAGNPELETKSFNVQGHPLQNEAAPAQSTSRRGPMASAITEAADATTERATAEAAIRAENDALAHEHVRLKKLGLITDLIDTSAVVITKLTRDRSSNVDPELEELKDSIQAVGLSNPIRVEQTENGFELIQGFRRLAAFKELAEETGDPRYSKIPAALVPRGEPLVDLYRKMVDENLVRKDISFGEMAQLALSYARDEDMDPGDAVTVLYASALKQKRTYIRQFTRVLDGLGEGMRHPEAIPRSLGIELYKLFEADPSLAPLVADALAALPSHTPAAEIAVLRKALEPVKAERDAAPRSVAKTSLRLARPEGEARVIAQDGRVELRLPRDFSAVSRAKLQEAIEAFLTTLD comes from the coding sequence ATGGTTAAGAAACGCAGCGTGTTCGACATCAACTTCGAGGTGGACGACGAGCCGGAAGATGTCGGGTTCCCCGCGGGGAACCCTGAATTGGAAACGAAATCCTTCAATGTGCAGGGCCATCCTTTGCAGAACGAGGCCGCTCCGGCGCAGTCCACATCGCGGCGCGGCCCTATGGCCAGTGCGATTACGGAGGCTGCGGATGCGACCACAGAACGCGCAACTGCGGAGGCTGCAATTCGGGCAGAGAATGACGCTCTGGCGCATGAACATGTGCGGCTCAAGAAGCTGGGCCTGATCACGGACTTGATCGATACCTCTGCTGTCGTGATCACAAAACTGACCCGCGATAGGTCTTCAAATGTAGACCCTGAACTTGAGGAGCTGAAAGACTCTATACAGGCGGTTGGACTCTCAAATCCGATCCGTGTTGAGCAAACGGAAAACGGCTTTGAGTTGATCCAGGGCTTCCGCCGACTGGCAGCGTTCAAGGAGTTGGCCGAGGAGACAGGCGACCCGCGCTACAGCAAGATTCCCGCCGCTCTGGTTCCCCGCGGGGAACCGTTGGTTGATCTCTACCGCAAGATGGTGGATGAGAATCTTGTGCGAAAAGACATCTCGTTTGGCGAGATGGCGCAGCTTGCGCTGTCCTATGCGCGGGACGAAGACATGGATCCCGGCGATGCGGTGACGGTCTTGTATGCCTCCGCGCTGAAGCAAAAGCGGACCTATATTCGTCAATTCACCCGTGTGCTGGACGGGCTGGGGGAAGGGATGCGTCACCCCGAAGCGATCCCGCGGTCTTTGGGGATCGAGCTTTACAAATTGTTCGAAGCCGATCCGTCTCTCGCCCCCTTGGTCGCGGATGCTTTGGCGGCGCTGCCCAGTCATACGCCCGCCGCGGAAATCGCAGTCCTGCGCAAGGCGCTGGAGCCTGTGAAGGCCGAGAGAGACGCGGCGCCCAGATCCGTGGCGAAAACTTCTTTGCGGCTTGCGCGGCCGGAAGGCGAAGCCCGCGTGATCGCGCAGGACGGTCGGGTGGAGCTGCGCTTGCCGCGCGACTTCTCAGCGGTTAGTCGGGCGAAACTGCAAGAAGCTATCGAGGCGTTTTTGACCACGCTGGACTAA